Proteins encoded together in one Musa acuminata AAA Group cultivar baxijiao chromosome BXJ3-6, Cavendish_Baxijiao_AAA, whole genome shotgun sequence window:
- the LOC135641095 gene encoding IQ domain-containing protein IQM3-like, translating to MKVEAVALIRSSFDHAPPPAFPLATEAPPSPGEPRSAFPGPREGVGLETGGDRSLFPRDPGVAASGDGSAPSPDPPESMAATKLQKVYRSYRTRRRLADSAVVAEELWWQAIDFARLSHSTVSFFDHMKHESAISRWNRVCLNASKVGQGLSKDEKALKLAFLHWIEAIDPRHRYGHNLHFYYEEWCKSEAGQPFFYWLDIGDGRDLDLIACPRSLLRKQCVKYLGPQEREHYEYVPIDGKIIHKLSGMLLDTTSGTKETKWIFVISTSGRLYAGQKKKGIFHHSSFLAGGATRAAGRLTAENGILKCVWAYSGHYRPTEENFNFFLDFLRENGINLDNTQILSSSNEDYYDGPKKSQLEKVIDAMKVSKTPPRLALPEVSKNTTGEPSVPTQAARGQADYKRSLSGGLQSPKADVPKKAILERINSKRKASSYQLGDQLSSKWCSGAGPRIGCVADYPLEVRIQALEFVNLSPRMISPSTSKPLPRMHSAF from the exons ATGAAGGTGGAGGCAGTTGCGCTGATCCGCAGCAGCTTCGACCACGCTCCGCCGCCCGCATTCCCGCTCGCAACCGAGGCGCCTCCCTCTCCGGGTGAGCCCCGATCGGCGTTCCCCGGACCTCGCGAGGGTGTCGGGCTGGAGACCGGCGGCGATCGCTCGCTCTTCCCACGGGATCCCGGCGTCGCGGCTTCCGGCGATGGAAGCGCGCCATCTCCGGACCCGCCCGAGTCGATGGCGGCGACGAAGCTTCAGAAGGTGTACAGGAGCTACCGCACCCGCCGCAGGTTGGCGGACTCCGCCGTCGTCGCCGAAGAGCTCTG GTGGCAAGCGATAGACTTCGCTCGACTCAGTCACAGCACGGTGTCGTTCTTCGATCACATGAAGCACGAGTCGGCGATCTCGCGGTGGAATCGCGTTTGCTTGAACGCTTCCAAG GTCGGTCAAGGCCTGTCCAAGGACGAGAAAGCCCTGAAGCTGGCTTTTCTGCACTGGATTGAAGCC ATTGATCCAAGACATCGGTATGGCCATAACCTGCATTTCTACTATGAAGAATGGTGTAAAAGTGAAGCTGGCCAACCTTTCTTCTACTG GTTGGATATTGGTGATGGCAGAGATTTGGATCTTATAGCTTGTCCAAGGTCCTTACTTCGGAAGCAATGTGTCAAGTATCTTGGCCCT CAAGAACGAGAGCACTATGAGTATGTTCCAATAGATGGTAAAATTATCCACAAACTTTCTGGAATGCTTCTTGATACCACTTCAGGGACTAAAGAAACAAAATGGATTTTTGTCATAAGCACATCCGGGAGACTATATGCTGGTCAG AAAAAGAAAGGAATCTTTCACCATTCCAGCTTTCTTGCCGGAGGAGCCACCAGAGCAGCTGGAAGATTAACTGCAGAAAATGGGATACTTAAG TGTGTTTGGGCATACAGTGGGCATTACCGGCCAACCGAGGAGAACTTCAACTTCTTCTTAGACTTCCTCAGAGAAAATGGGATTAATCTGGATAACACTCAG ATATTATCATCGTCAAACGAAGATTACTACGATGGTCCAAAAAAGTCTCAGCTGGAAAAGGTGATTGATGCCATGAAAGTTTCCAAGACTCCTCCACGGCTGGCTTTGCCTGAAGTATCGAAGAATACAACCGGGGAACCATCAGTGCCAACCCAAGCTGCTAGAGGTCAAGCTGATTACAAAAGGTCCCTCTCTGGTGGCCTTCAGAGTCCCAAAGCCGACGTGCCAAAGAAAGCAATACTGGAGAGGATCAATTCGAAGCGGAAAGCTAGTTCTTATCAGTTGGGGGATCAGCTTTCTTCCAAATGGTGCAGTGGAGCTGGCCCAAGGATCGGATGCGTCGCGGATTATCCATTGGAAGTCAGAATACAAGCACTGGAGTTCGTAAATCTCTCACCCAGGATGATATCTCCATCAACATCCAAGCCGCTCCCTCGTATGCATTCCGCATTTTAG
- the LOC103987717 gene encoding serine/threonine-protein kinase D6PKL2, which produces MNHLEMGSSGGTSEIVESVEESNLDNYYGGSKMLRIKLKTNVQDGKCHDVEDDLGKLLRTIDLRTSSGALGPMSKPDVDLLQKNALKKPIKVGASRPSGIGISESVTLKQALRRLCISQASEMAAMKRLSKPISLSGTSEAGTIKKLYASVVVQSSDSCLPINGGQRNLVEISIMPERVTAVPSKKATVPGQVQNSESSDNNAVSSPISSVLNRRKVTKIRIQDVINPTSEDSFESQSAAVETEKKGKSVSKASTSSSQAVAASSKGMVSQHLTKPVHRNKAIRKKGKPEPASAPDVSTKHSEVNIGGVTVPTTKPCCPKEPVTPACITPTTKLCRLKEPSAAACITATTKSCRPKEPTTPACTIPTTKTRRPKAPATPATSTLNPAAVIGKERIDTGANKTLSSPNIHGSSRAIGVKSSEFSRSREKGECSHSSKSSIGDYSSSTSISEESHQSGASSKGCRPHMSKDLRWVAIHQILIQQGSLGLKNFRLLKRLGCGDIGTVYLAELAGFECLFALKIMDVEFLVSRKKMLRAQTEREILQMLDHPFLPTLYAHFTTENLSCLVMEFCPGGDLHVLRQRQPCRSFTESAARFYVAEILLALEYLHMLGVIYRDLKPENILVREDGHIMLSDFDLSLRCSVSPTLVRSSSLGTQESAKKLSGPCAENSCIDPLCLRPSWVQVSCFTPRLLSSTQEKTRKEVGGQVRPLPQLVVEPTDARSNSFVGTHEYLAPEIIRGDGHGSAVDWWTFGILLYELLFGRTPFRGPGNEETLANVVSQSLKFPENPSVSFHAKDLIRGLLVKEPENRLGSVKGAAEIKQHTFFDGLNWALIRCAAPPETPRSHEIGTPLMLHKKKEGKCLDFRANGEDAEFELF; this is translated from the exons ATGAATCACCTAGAAATGGGTTCATCAGGTGGTACTTCTGAGATTGTTGAATCAGTTGAAGAGTCGAACTTGGATAATTACTACGGTGGTTCTAAGATGCTACGGATTAAGCTCAAAACAAATGTACAAGACGGGAAGTGTCATGATGTTGAAGATGATCTTGGTAAACTTTTGAGAACAATTGATCTCCGGACCTCATCTGGGGCGCTTGGTCCTATGAGTAAGCCAGATGTTGACTTGTTGCAGAAGAATGCTTTGAAGAAGCCCATCAAGGTTGGAGCATCTCGACCATCAGGAATAGGAATATCAGAATCCGTCACCTTAAAACAGGCTTTGAGAAGATTATGCATTTCCCAGGCATCGGAGATGGCTGCCATGAAGAGGCTATCAAAGCCAATTAGCTTATCTGGGACTTCTGAAGCTGGAACGATCAAGAAGCTTTATGCATCTGTGGTGGTTCAATCGAGTGACTCTTGTCTTCCTATAAATGGAGGACAGAGAAATTTGGTCGAAATATCCATCATGCCTGAAAGGGTCACAGCAGTTCCATCAAAAAAGGCAACCGTACCTGGTCAAGTGCAAAATTCTGAATCAAGTGATAATAATGCTGTTTCATCTCCTATATCTTCAGTTCTCAATAGACGTAAGGTAACTAAGATCAGAATCCAAGATGTAATTAATCCAACGTCAGAGGACTCCTTTGAAAGTCAATCAGCTGCAGTAGAGACCGAAAAGAAGGGAAAATCAGTTTCAAAAGCATCCACATCAAGCTCACAGGCAGTTGCTGCATCAAGCAAGGGTATGGTAAGTCAGCATTTAACCAAGCCAGTACACAGGAACAAGGCcattagaaagaaaggaaagcctGAGCCAGCTTCAGCACCCGATGTTTCCACCAAGCATAGTGAGGTGAATATAGGTGGTGTTACAGTGCCTACAACCAAACCATGTTGTCCTAAGGAACCTGTCACTCCTGCATGTATTACACCCACGACCAAATTATGTCGTCTTAAGGAACCTTCCGCTGCTGCATGTATTACGGCTACAACCAAATCATGTCGTCCTAAGGAACCTACCACTCCTGCATGTACTATTCCTACAACCAAAACTCGTCGTCCTAAGGCACCTGCCACTCCTGCAACCAGCACTTTGAATCCTGCTGCTGTGATTGGTAAGGAGCGCATTGATACCGGTGCAAACAAAACTCTTTCCAGCCCAAATATCCATGGCAGTAGTAGAGCTATCGGTGTAAAATCAAGTGAATTCTCTAGATCAAGAGAAAAAGGGGAGTGCTCTCACAGCTCGAAAAGCAGCATTGGGGATTATAGTAGCAGCACTAGCATCAGTGAGGAGAGCCATCAGAGCGGTGCTAGTTCAAAAGGTTGTAGACCTCACATGTCAAAGGATCTAAGATGGGTGGCCATCCATCAAATCCTAATCCAACAAGGAAGTTTAGGTCTAAAGAATTTTAGGCTCCTCAAACGACTTGGTTGTGGAGATATTGGAACTGTTTATCTTGCTGAGCTGGCTGGTTTCGAATGCTTATTTGCATTGAAGATCATGGATGTTGAATTCCTGGTTAGCAGGAAGAAGATGCTGAGAGCACAAACCGAAAGAGAGATATTGCAAATGCTGGATCATCCATTCCTTCCTACCCTCTATGCTCATTTTACGACAgagaacctctcatgtttagttATGGAGTTTTGCCCCGGAGGTGACCTGCATGTCCTTCGACAGAGGCAACCTTGTAGGAGTTTCACCGAGTCTGCTGCTAG GTTTTATGTCGCGGAAATCCTACTTGCTTTGGAGTACCTACACATGTTGGGTGTGATCTATCGTGATCTAAAACCAGAAAACATTCTGGTTCGTGAAGATGGTCATATCATGCTCTCCGATTTTGACTTGTCTCTCCGATGCTCAGTAAGCCCGACCCTTGTCAGATCCTCCTCATTAGGCACACAGGAGTCTGCAAAGAAGCTCTCAGGACCCTGTGCTGAAAATAGCTGCATTGACCCTCTTTGTCTTCGAccatcttgggttcaagtttcttGCTTCACACCCCGTTTGCTATCCTCCACACAAGAGAAAACACGGAAGGAAGTAGGTGGACAGGTAAGACCACTTCCGCAACTTGTGGTGGAGCCGACTGATGCACGTTCCAACTCCTTTGTTGGGACCCATGAATACCTAGCACCAGAGATCATTAGAGGAGATGGACATGGAAGTGCCGTGGATTGGTGGACCTTTGGGATCTTATTGTACGAATTACTTTTTGGTAGAACACCCTTCAGAGGACCTGGAAACGAGGAAACATTGGCCAATGTGGTTTCTCAGAGCTTGAAGTTCCCTGAGAACCCATCCGTTAGCTTTCATGCAAAGGATTTGATCAGAGGGCTTCTGGTAAAGGAGCCGGAAAATAGATTGGGATCGGTCAAAGGTGCCGCCGAGATCAAGCAGCACACATTCTTTGATGGATTAAATTGGGCCCTGATCCGATGTGCAGCACCACCCGAGACACCAAGAAGCCATGAGATTGGGACGCCCCTGATGTTGCATAAGAAAAAAGAAGGTAAGTGTCTTGATTTCAGGGCGAACGGAGAGGACGCGGAATTCGAGCTcttctag
- the LOC103987718 gene encoding uncharacterized protein LOC103987718, which produces MRGRAPAAGGRGGRGDRGLSPPAAAAAAKTKNNRSDWHRNRFLHRSRRNSLSPPNRDRPRRSPGRRSTSVERRNYAPWHSDYARQLHDEPSLPPQLHGRPSPFGYNSYEIPHRLMLPGDPSNLDSEVKPGLRLSHWIKDKDILQPGNGAPGMSSLGLETQNSHYRRSLFLDDGSPQNLYSLPADVNYSHDAAVLKLDNMGRSKGSLNVGHHDYHDQLRNPYDERLGGKAYFKDTPFAMTDPPFPRLYGGASSSSFPKDDMLGLYDNHLRRPLDGSIRDAPIKFMDDTVERIGYSQKQFSEPVRWAPLSPAGTEPRYRGYDEINRRELSDREFLVLDDMYEKVPWGSRTDHREKIGSSFRDLVGVRVGELDTSRNVTSESSLWDKQRSLHGDADLDYREGKGITVDYVDSSASGHLGYRVKPSRVHELTSLEETYALGIDAARTSYKERPKSPMYSGHRMDIYGQVVRSPRRESEMEGLYQLSSERMTRRKYVTQENSYINEFDPRSVASNDRTAFRRISSPGVTDDIWPEEERQGDINSKELDFGHTKYRSLSHRMSRSDAWLPSGGTFKHVEHGHGMSLKRRLRPGPSESRGPYTSERRKEFRPNKLWKKDIVDRHDGLNHDGNVPRDDNVRVKRDPAEGSEEFKQQVHKAFLRFFKSLNENPQQVKRYQEQGPGSPLLCCVCGSMSKEFVDTHSLVGHLYHSGKVGLKTEHLGLHKALCLLVDWNWLVAPDNSKIYQSGATAEAKAMKEDLILWPPVVIVHNSSVEKKVSNSQQKVLSTEGIQEILREMGFEAGKTTICHGKPANQNVFLIKFFPTFSGLQEAEKLHNCFADGNRGRQEFYQRTASKSKANGEREACFKNFPFLYGYLAVAEDLPKLDSETMKRCLVKSKKDIEAIADAPLNID; this is translated from the exons ATGCGCGGCAGGGCACCTGCAGcgggaggacgaggaggaagaggcgaCAGGGGACTGTCACCTCCTGCTGCCGCAGCAGCTGCCAAGACGAAGAACAATCGATCAGATTGGCATCGTAACCGCTTTCTCCATCGGTCCCGCCGCAACAGCTTGAGCCCACCGAACAGGGATAGGCCCCGGCGCTCACCAGGCCGCCGGAGCACCTCCGTTGAACGCAGGAACTATGCCCCTTGGCACTCAGATTATGCACGACAGCTCCACGACGAACCCTCACTGCCACCCCAGCTCCATGGCCGGCCCTCGCCGTTTGGATACAACAGTTATGAGATCCCACATAGGTTAATGTTGCCTGGTGATCCATCTAACTTGGATTCTGAGGTGAAACCGGGCTTGAGACTGTCTCATTGGATCAAGGATAAAGACATTCTCCAGCCAGGCAATGGGGCACCAGGGATGTCATCTTTGGGGCTTGAAACGCAAAACTCGCATTATCGAAGATCGCTGTTTTTGGATGATGGATCCCCTCAAAATTTATACTCACTACCTGCAGATGTAAACTACTCACATGATGCTGCCGTACTGAAACTAGACAATATGGGAAGAAGCAAAGGCTCTTTGAATGTGGGGCACCATGACTACCAtgatcagttgagaaatccctatGACGAGAGACTGGGAGGGAAGGCTTACTTTAAGGACACACCTTTTGCAATGACAGATCCTCCATTTCCGAGGCTCTACGGTGGTGCCTCATCATCCAGCTTCCCGAAAGATGATATGTTGGGCTTGTATGACAATCACCTTCGCCGGCCATTGGATGGTTCCATTAGAGATGCTCCAATCAAGTTTATGGACGATACTGTGGAGAGGATTGGGTACAGTCAAAAGCAGTTCTCTGAGCCAGTTAGATGGGCCCCACTTAGTCCAGCTGGAACCGAGCCCCGATACCGTGGCTATGATGAGATCAACCGGAGAGAGCTCAGTGATCGTGAATTTCTTGTATTGGATGACATGTATGAAAAGGTGCCATGGGGTTCTCGTACTGACCATCGTGAAAAAATAGGGTCATCTTTCAGGGATCTGGTAGGAGTTAGGGTCGGTGAATTGGATACTTCTCGAAATGTTACAAGCGAAAGTAGCCTCTGGGACAAGCAGCGTTCTTTACATGGAGATGCGGACTTGGATTATCGTGAGGGTAAAGGCATCACTGTGGACTATGTAGATAGTTCTGCTAGTGGGCATCTGGGATACAGAGTAAAACCATCAAGAGTCCATGAACTAACATCTCTCGAAGAAACATATGCTTTAGGGATTGATGCTGCTCGTACTAGTTACAAGGAAAGACCTAAGAGTCCTATGTATTCTGGTCATCGAATGGATATTTATGGACAGGTTGTGAGATCGCCACGAAGGGAGTCGGAAATGGAAGGTCTTTATCAGCTATCATCAGAAAGGATGACTAGAAGAAAATATGTTACTCAAGAAAATAGTTACATAAATGAATTTGATCCAAGAAGTGTTGCATCCAATGATCGAACTGCTTTTAGAAGGATCTCCTCACCTGGTGTTACTGATGATATATGGCCAGAAGAAGAAAGGCAAGGTGATATTAACTCGAAAGAGTTGGATTTTGGCCATACCAAATATAGGTCACTTTCTCATAGAATGTCTAGGTCTGATGCTTGGTTGCCTTCTGGGGGGACCTTCAAACATGTGGAACATGGCCATGGTATGAGCTTAAAAAGACGATTGAGGCCTGGTCCTTCAGAATCCCGTGGTCCATATACTTCTGAGAGAAGAAAGGAGTTTAGACCCAACAAACTCTGGAAGAAGGATATAGTAGACCGGCATGATGGTCTGAATCATGATGGAAATGTTCCACGAGATGATAATGTGCGAGTAAAAAGAGATCCAGCTGAAGGTTCCGAAGAGTTTAAGCAGCAAGTGCACAAGGCCTTTCTTCGTTTTTTTAAGTCATTGAATGAGAATCCACAGCAAGTGAAAAGATACCAAGAGCAAGGACCAGGGAGTCCTCTTCTTTGTTGCGTATGTGGCAG CATGTCAAAGGAGTTTGTAGATACACACAGCTTGGTGGGTCACCTGTATCACTCTGGCAAGGTGGGCTTAAAGACAGAACACTTGGGTCTTCACAAAGCCCTTTGTCTCCTTGTGGACTGGAATTGGCTCGTGGCTCCTGACAATTCCAAGATTTACCAATCTGGAGCTACTGCTGAAGCTAAGGCTATGAAGGAGGATCTGATACTTTGGCCGCCTGTTGTTATCGTCCATAATAGTTCCGTTGAGAAAAAAGTCAGTAACAGCCAACAAAAAGTCCTGTCTACTGAAGGCATACAAGAAATACTAAGAG AAATGGGGTTTGAAGCTGGGAAGACGACAATTTGCCATGGGAAACCTGCAAACCAGAATGTGTTCTTGATTAAGTTCTTCCCGACCTTTTCTGGTCTGCAAGAAGCGGAGAAGCTTCACAACTGCTTTGCTGATGGTAACCGAGGCAGACAAGAGTTTTATCAGAGGACTGCCAGCAAAAGTAAAGCTAACGGTGAACGTGAAGCTTGTTTCAAGAACTTCCCGTTTCTTTATGGATACCTGGCAGTTGCAGAAGACCTGCCTAAGCTCGATTCAGAAACGATGAAAAGATGCTTGGTTAAGAGCAAGAAGGATATCGAAGCCATCGCCGATGCCCCGTTGAATATAGATTGA